The sequence CTCATTAATTATTGTACTAATCAACTCAAGATATGCATCCGCGGGGGTCACGGACTTTATTGTGATACCCAGCGACTTACTGATGCTCCTAATATTGTTCGTACATTCCTGAAGCAGCGGACACCTTGGGCAGGCCCTTGGTGATTCCTTACCATTAATAATCACGAGACCGGCCTTCTGGTCAACAATAGCACCCTTATCATTGAGAACCTCGAGGACCGCGTAGTCTCCAAACCCCCTAACCCTGTAGACTAGGAATATAGTGGCGGCTAGGTAATAACCACCATCCTTCCTAACCAACCAACCACGCTTAATAAGGGCGTTTAAGTACCTAAAAACCCTGGCCCTGGGCATATTCAACCTCCTAACAAGCTCGGTGGGACTAGCCACACCGAATGCAATGAGCTTAAGGAGCTTAGCCCTATCAAGCTGAACACCAAAGTCAAAGTTATACTCACTGAGTATACGAATACCACCACTAATAACACTTGGAAACCTAGGAACCCTAATACCAACCTTAACCTTAATACTCATCAATAATCAAAAAGAAATTAGGTATTAACCAATTACTCTCGAAATCTAAAACAAAGCGCTGATTATGTTGACGAACCAGCCGCTGCAGGGGCACCTCCAGACCGCTCAATGACCTTATCGAGTTCCTCAATCCTCTTCTTGATCTCATCCTTAGGCAGGGCAATCTTTAACAACTTACCATCCTTAATCTCATACTTAATAACCCTCTCGGACTCGTCAAAGACGTACTCAGGAGGTCTAGACATGTCCTCGGGCTTGAACTTAACCTCATCGAAATCAACATAGGCAATATCATGAACAGGCGTAGGAACTAAAGCACCCACCGGACATGCATCGACACAGAAGTGGCATAGGATACACTCTGTGTACCTAATGCCTGGATAGAATTTCCCATTTGGAGCCCTATACATCTGAATAGCATTCACTGGACAAGCCCATGCGCATTGAAAACAACTTATGCATTTCTTAATGTCAAGCATTATCCATCCTCTGAACCTCTCAGGAACCCAACGAAGTTCACGTGGGTACTGTATCGTCAGCCTATTTGGCTCAATGGCCTCCTTAAAGCCAGTGATCAACGCATTTGCATGATAAATAATGTCTTCCGCAAGGGTTCCCCTTGGTTGTTTTATCTTTATGACCACGTCGTCTATTATGCCCTTGGAGTATTTTAAGCTTTGTGGTGTATTCTCACCACACTGCGGGTACTTATCGTCTCAGGGGAACTAGTAATTGAAACAACACCAACCTCAATATTCCTCATTAAAAGGATATTATTAAAAACATGCAATGCCCAATTTTAAACGTGAAACAACTGACTTATTACGCTCTACCCAAGCGATATGTTGCTCACTATCTGCGTGGAGTTAATGACACAGGTGTATGGCGTTACCTGGACTATGTCGATCGGCTTACCCTCGAGTAATAAATCTACCCACTCATATACGGGCAATCCACAGATACTGAAGGTGTAGAAGGCATTGGGTGGAAGTAGGACTGGGTATACCAGGATCATGTGCGCATAGCCAATGGGTAGGTACCTAAAGAAGTTGTTTGGTGCAAACTGCCTAAGCTTCCCAGTGTAGTAAAGTAGGACCTGTTGATACTCATTGGGTGTGTAACCTAGGAATAACGTGCCCATGACAAGGTCCTCCTGCATCTCATAAAGCGCAAATGTGACGTTCTTGCCAATTGTTTGGAATTCATACTCAAGGCCGAGCAGCGGCTCGCCTGTCTCCTCAACAATCTCACGCGCCTCCGGAGTCATTAATTCAAGATAGCCCCAACTCTGTTCCGTGGTTTCAAAGGTGAAGTGCGGATTGACGGTTGACGTGAGACCAGGCCCTGAGTCGTCAATTACAATTAAGTGCGAATCATTAAATATCTGTACTGTGTAGTATGATAGTAATATCGTACCCACGCCACCGGCGCTTGATCCAGCGAGGACCACTTGCTTCCAGGGTCCCTGGGCTGCTGCCCACCTCATTGCCATTATCGCATCGACAAAACCAACGTGATACGTCGTCACGCAGTCCATCATGCCGTTAATGCCAATCCCGCAGTACTCCATGACCCTATCCCCAGAGAATACATCGCCTGTGTCGTATGGTATGAATACGTACGTCCAGTTCCTGAAGGGATTTAATGGGTTGCTTCTATTGAGAATTCCCGTGTACGCGAATAGGTCGATCCAGATGTTTGGGTATGTAGCGTTCATAGTCAATACGGTACTGACGCCAGGCACTGGGTACCAACAGGTGTAGTAATCTGTGCATGCACCACCGGGTTCCAGGAATATTAGTAGTTTGTCCTCCGTACCCCTACTCACGAGTATGTACGTCCTACTACCATTACCGGCCCTGGCTGGGTCTGGGAGCCAAATCAACGTCCACCGAATCCCCTGACTTGGGTAATTAATGGGTAAACTACTCAGGCTTGGCATGCCGGCCAAGGATACATTGAATGGATTTGCGTAATATGGTATTAGGATTATCCTAAGGTCTGTGGTGCAGTTAAGAGGCATGGAGTTACACTCATAGGGGGCTAGCGTGAAGGATAAAAGCGTGTAATTCGACTGTACTGCATGGGCGCCGTGGGCTTGAGCGATTATTATCATTATTGCCAGTATTAACAACGCGGGAAGAGCCCTATAGATTCTGTAGTACATCATGGTCATTAATTCACGTCTTGTCTTTTAAACTTTATCTATATTTACCCTAAATAGTGGGTAATTAATAAAAGATCTATTCCTAATAGGCAAATATTATTACTTAATAATCCATGGCAGGGTCATTAGGCATGTATCTAAGGTGGTTATCGAAGTAACTACATAAATTATGTATGTAAGCTAGGCTATGGGTGCGCCGTGGATGTTGATTATATGGGCTCTATGCTCTCAATAGGTCTTACCACGGCCCTATATATATTATTGAACTTCTCAATATTAATGTAATGTAGCCTTGATGGTGCTGTGTTTATTAATCCGTGTATGTAGCCCTCTGTGAATGATCCGTCTAGTTCCTCGTCGAATGGCTCCTCAAACTCAACCCTAACCTCGTTGTTCCTAATCTCGAGACCCCTGAAGGCAAGCCTGTTATAGGCTGTGGCCGTGTATAGGTACGTGCTTATAGTACTCACGGGATCACCCATCGGCATCTCCGTGGCCACCGCCCTCGCGTACTCATAACCAATCCTATACAAGGTACTGTTCAGGGCCTGGACACCTACCTGCTGTAGGACTGACTTAAGGGCGCTTATGAACTGCTTTCTCGAGAAGGCTATGGACATCACGGATTCATTAATGACATTAATCAATTCAACACCCTCAGTGACAAGCTCATTAATGGCTAACGTCAGATTCTCCACCGGCATCAAGCATTATGGCCCTAGTATTACCAATACCACTGGTTGCATCAAGACCAAGGCCGCCAACCACCAAGGTCAGGTCACGAAGCAGCCCAGGCCTATCCCTAACAACCCTATATAATAGCCAGGGCATCAGGACATTTTTAATGAAGAAACCTTTAAGCCTTACAATTAACAGACAAAGCTCTAATTCATTAACGCCTCAATCCTTATGCACTTACTACTCTTAATATCATACTCGATGTTCACAAGTAATTCCCTAGTGTGTCTAGTGCTTTGTCCTTGTTTATTAGTCCCTTCTTGCCGAGTTCGATTATTTTCATGGCCTCTCTAATGAATTCATTTATTGAGACATTCATTAACTGCTCACCACGTTGGCTTCGAGTCATTCAAAGCCCTCGCTTGGGCTTTGTTTATAAGTCTTTCTATTCCAGGTGATTGATGGCTTGACGCTTATTATCTCAATCTCACTCAATGGCTCAATGCCGTACTCCTCCCTGGTTTCCCTCGGTATTGTGAATTGCCTGCTTGAACTACTGCTACGGTCACAAAAGCCTAACGCCACAAATCTTAACAGGCCTAAAACTATACCTAATAACCGCATAATTAATCACCACCTAACGGCACTTAATGTGTTTGGCATTGCCGGTAGTACAGGGACATCCCACGCTAATTGGAACATTGTTTATGTTAATTAAGGGCTAGTTTAGAACCATCATTACTTAATAGCACTTAGATTATTGCTTCAATGTTT is a genomic window of Vulcanisaeta souniana JCM 11219 containing:
- a CDS encoding helix-turn-helix domain-containing protein; the encoded protein is MSIKVKVGIRVPRFPSVISGGIRILSEYNFDFGVQLDRAKLLKLIAFGVASPTELVRRLNMPRARVFRYLNALIKRGWLVRKDGGYYLAATIFLVYRVRGFGDYAVLEVLNDKGAIVDQKAGLVIINGKESPRACPRCPLLQECTNNIRSISKSLGITIKSVTPADAYLELISTIINEGLVKILLNDYIDLHVNNGGSI
- a CDS encoding NuoI/complex I 23 kDa subunit family protein gives rise to the protein MVIKIKQPRGTLAEDIIYHANALITGFKEAIEPNRLTIQYPRELRWVPERFRGWIMLDIKKCISCFQCAWACPVNAIQMYRAPNGKFYPGIRYTECILCHFCVDACPVGALVPTPVHDIAYVDFDEVKFKPEDMSRPPEYVFDESERVIKYEIKDGKLLKIALPKDEIKKRIEELDKVIERSGGAPAAAGSST
- a CDS encoding pectin acetylesterase-family hydrolase is translated as MMYYRIYRALPALLILAIMIIIAQAHGAHAVQSNYTLLSFTLAPYECNSMPLNCTTDLRIILIPYYANPFNVSLAGMPSLSSLPINYPSQGIRWTLIWLPDPARAGNGSRTYILVSRGTEDKLLIFLEPGGACTDYYTCWYPVPGVSTVLTMNATYPNIWIDLFAYTGILNRSNPLNPFRNWTYVFIPYDTGDVFSGDRVMEYCGIGINGMMDCVTTYHVGFVDAIMAMRWAAAQGPWKQVVLAGSSAGGVGTILLSYYTVQIFNDSHLIVIDDSGPGLTSTVNPHFTFETTEQSWGYLELMTPEAREIVEETGEPLLGLEYEFQTIGKNVTFALYEMQEDLVMGTLFLGYTPNEYQQVLLYYTGKLRQFAPNNFFRYLPIGYAHMILVYPVLLPPNAFYTFSICGLPVYEWVDLLLEGKPIDIVQVTPYTCVINSTQIVSNISLG
- a CDS encoding amino acid-binding protein, which gives rise to MENLTLAINELVTEGVELINVINESVMSIAFSRKQFISALKSVLQQVGVQALNSTLYRIGYEYARAVATEMPMGDPVSTISTYLYTATAYNRLAFRGLEIRNNEVRVEFEEPFDEELDGSFTEGYIHGLINTAPSRLHYINIEKFNNIYRAVVRPIESIEPI
- a CDS encoding AbrB/MazE/SpoVT family DNA-binding domain-containing protein, yielding MRLLGIVLGLLRFVALGFCDRSSSSSRQFTIPRETREEYGIEPLSEIEIISVKPSITWNRKTYKQSPSEGFE